In Pyrus communis chromosome 1, drPyrComm1.1, whole genome shotgun sequence, the following are encoded in one genomic region:
- the LOC137745164 gene encoding 4-hydroxycoumarin synthase 1-like, whose translation MAPLVKDQVEPQHAKILAIGTANPPNVYYQEDYPDFLFRVTKNEHRTDLREKFDRICEKSRTRKRYLYLTEEILKANPSIYTYGAPSLDVRQDMLNPEVPKLGQQAALKAIKEWGQPISKITHLIFCTASCVDMPGADFQLVKLLGLNPSVTRTMIYEAGCYAGATVLRLAKDFAENNEGARVLVVCAEITTVFFHGLTDTHLDILVGQALFADGASAVIVGANPEPEIESPLFEIVACRQTIIPNSEHGVVANIREMGFNYYLSGEVPKFVGGNVVDILTKTFEKVDGKNKDWNSLFFSVHPGGPAIVDQVEEQLGLKEGKLRATRHVLSEYGNMGAPSVHFILDEMRKKSIEEGKTTTGEGLEWGVVIGIGPGLTVETAVLRSESITC comes from the exons ATGGCGCCTTTGGTTAAGGATCAAGTGGAGCCTCAACATGCCAAAATCCTAGCCATTGGCACTGCAAATCCACCAAATGTCTACTACCAAGAGGACTATCCTGATTTCTTGTTTCGAGTCACCAAAAACGAACACAGAACGGATTTAAGAGAGAAGTTCGATCGCATAT GTGAAAAATCAAGAACAAGGAAGCGTTACTTGTACCTAACAGAAGAGATTCTAAAGGCTAACCCAAGCATATATACCTATGGAGCCCCATCACTTGATGTGCGCCAAGACATGTTGAACCCTGAGGTCCCAAAGCTAGGGCAACAAGCAGCACTGAAAGCCATCAAAGAGTGGGGCCAACCTATCTCAAAGATCACCCACCTCATCTTTTGCACAGCTTCTTGCGTTGACATGCCAGGTGCCGACTTCCAATTGGTCAAGCTTCTCGGCCTTAACCCATCCGTCACCAGAACCATGATCTACGAAGCTGGCTGCTATGCTGGTGCAACTGTCCTCCGCCTGGCCAAGGACTTCGCAGAGAACAATGAGGGTGCACGCGTCCTTGTGGTGTGCGCAGAGATCACGACCGTGTTTTTCCACGGACTCACTGATACCCACCTAGACATACTAGTGGGCCAAGCACTTTTTGCTGATGGAGCATCTGCTGTGATTGTTGGGGCCAATCCAGAGCCTGAAATTGAGAGTCCACTGTTTGAAATCGTGGCATGCAGACAGACGATCATACCTAATTCAGAGCATGGTGTCGTGGCCAACATTCGTGAAATGgggtttaattattatttatcagGAGAAGTCCCCAAATTTGTTGGTGGAAATGTTGTGGATATTCTGACTAAAACTTTCGAAAAAGTTGACGGAAAGAATAAGGATTGGAACTCCTTGTTTTTTAGTGTGCACCCTGGTGGGCCCGCTATTGTAGACCAGGTGGAGGAGCAATTGGGTTTGAAGGAAGGGAAACTTAGGGCAACAAGGCATGTGTTGAGTGAGTATGGCAACATGGGAGCTCCATCTGTCCACTTTATTTTGGATGAGATGAGAAAGAAGTCGATTGAGGAAGGCAAAACTACAACTGGTGAAGGTTTGGAATGGGGTGTCGTAATTGGAATCGGACCAGGACTTACAGTTGAGACAGCCGTGTTGCGTAGTGAATCTATTACATGCTAA
- the LOC137743782 gene encoding 3,5-dihydroxybiphenyl synthase-like — MAPLVKNHVEPPHAKILAIGTANPPNVYYQKDYPDFLFRVTKNEHRTDLREKFDRICEKSRTRKRYLYLTEEILKANPSIYTYGAPSLDVRQDMLNPEVPKLGQQAALKAIKEWGQPISKITHLIFCTASCVDMPGADFQLVKLLGLNPSVTRTMIYEAGCYAGATVLRLAKDFAENNEGARVLVVCAEITTVFFHGLTDTHLDILVGQALFADGASAVIVGANPEPEIERSLFEIVACRQTIIPNSEHGVVANIREMGFNYYLSGDVPKFVGGSVVDFLTKTFEKVDGKNKDWNSLFFSVHPGGPAIVDQVEEQLGLKEGKLRATRHVLSEYGNMGAPSVHFILDEMRNKSIGEGKATTGEGLEWGVVIGIGPGLTVETAVLRSESITC; from the exons ATGGCGCCTTTGGTTAAGAATCATGTAGAGCCTCCACATGCCAAAATCCTAGCCATTGGCACTGCAAATCCTCCCAACGTCTACTACCAAAAAGACTATCCTGATTTCTTGTTTCGAGTCACCAAAAATGAGCACAGAACAGATTTAAGAGAGAAGTTTGATCGTATTT GTGAGAAATCAAGAACAAGAAAGCGTTACTTGTATCTAACAGAAGAGATTCTAAAGGCTAACCCAAGCATATATACCTATGGAGCCCCATCACTCGATGTGCGCCAAGACATGTTGAACCCTGAGGTCCCAAAGCTAGGGCAACAAGCAGCACTGAAAGCCATCAAAGAGTGGGGCCAGCCCATCTCAAAGATCACCCACCTCATCTTTTGCACAGCTTCTTGCGTTGACATGCCAGGTGCCGACTTCCAATTGGTCAAGCTCCTCGGCCTTAACCCATCTGTTACCAGAACCATGATCTACGAAGCTGGTTGCTATGCTGGTGCGACTGTCCTCCGCTTGGCCAAGGACTTCGCAGAGAACAACGAGGGTGCACGCGTCCTTGTGGTGTGTGCTGAGATCACGACTGTGTTTTTCCACGGACTCACTGACACCCACCTTGACATACTGGTGGGCCAGGCTCTTTTTGCTGACGGAGCATCTGCTGTGATAGTTGGGGCTAATCCAGAGCCTGAAATTGAGAGGTCACTGTTTGAAATTGTGGCTTGCAGGCAGACGATCATACCTAACTCAGAGCATGGTGTGGTGGCCAACATTCGTGAAATGgggtttaattattatttatcgGGAGACGTCCCTAAATTTGTTGGTGGAAGTGTTGTGGATTTTCTGACTAAAACTTTTGAAAAGGTTGACGGAAAGAATAAGGACTGGAATTCCTTATTTTTCAGTGTGCACCCTGGTGGGCCCGCCATTGTAGACCAGGTGGAAGAGCAATTGGGTTTGAAGGAAGGGAAGCTTAGGGCTACAAGGCATGTGTTGAGTGAGTATGGCAACATGGGAGCTCCATCGGTGCACTTTATTTTGGATGAGATGAGAAATAAGTCGATTGGGGAAGGCAAAGCCACAACTGGTGAAGGTTTAGAATGGGGTGTCGTGATTGGAATCGGACCAGGACTCACTGTCGAGACAGCCGTGCTGCGTAGTGAATCTATTACATGCTAA